CCCTCAGATTAGAAACTGTGCATTAAATATAGCTTTAATCCCCAATGAGTGAAAATTTTTAGGGTATGGTGGTCCTTTGTCTTTTATCCAAATTGACTTGCAGTGCCTTTGTGCCTTGCTGTTGGTGTCACAAAGTAAAGAAGGCCGTCAGGAAGAGGGTGATTTGGTGTTACTTGAAATTTCATTATTGAATGTAATTTGTTTATTAAGTGAGTAAAACTAGTTTttaagtggttttggttttgtttttttaaattcaattaacAATTGCTTATTTTTAGTTGTTGAAAGCCAAAGAAATGTTTGGTGTGTATCTTTGAATGTAACgtacaaaatgttttttattgGTGGGGGAAACATTGTTTGAGTAATAAACTTCATTTCTATGAAGGACAAAGTTCATTGATTTTCTTACAGAAGGCTGTAGCCTGGTTCAAGTAATCCAGGATAGGCTGTATCCGTTCTAGCTGGCCTATTCTTGGTTACTTGCACTGGGAGGCAACCACAACTGTGTGAATCAGAAAAACGAGGCTCAAGAACGCATCTTACTTTCTGCTCACTGTAAAGAAGATGCACCCAGCCCACAAAACAGGAGATTACAGAAGCTGGAGTTGTCATGGGCAGATTTCTTTGTCATTACTTGAAGATTTTGTTATTGCAAAGCTGGTTTTGAAAGGCAATTCTTTGTGTCCTATTTAATTGATTAAAACTAAGCTGGGTTTCTCTTTGGTTTGCAAATACTGAGTCTTTTTAGGTTAAGACTGCTCTGTGGTATAGAAAATGTATGTGGATATACCAAATGCTTGAAAACAATTAAAGATAATTACTTGTGTTCTGCCATTAGCAGTTGTAAGTACAGAATCCTGTGAAAACATGCCTAGTGCTTGATTTGTGCCTTAACATTTTAAGAGTAGggttcattttaaattttaaaaaaaaaaaaaaagactgtattccTCTAAATTCTTACTGTGATAAGGAAGAAATTAGTGAGCATACAATACAGAAAAactggaggggttttttttagtgccCTGAAGACACTATATAAATCTCAGAAAAATGCCAGGAGCCAGTTAGTCTAGAGACTTAAACTGAAGACATCATGCAACAGAGGAAAAAGCCAAGCCACAAATAACCATGGAGCATTGAGATTCAAGACCAGCCGCTAAcaaagtaaaggggaaaaaattccaaatgaggaggaagaggagaaaagagctgCACTGTCAGCTGAAGAAAGCTTTTTATGTGAGGTAAACCAAAGAGATTTTGTAGCCCAGGATACCAGTACACTTGCAGTTGCTTCCAGGATCTGAGTAggacttctcaaaaaaaaaaaaacttcaaggAGAATAACCATCCGGAGTATTAAGATATGTTGTTCTGCAAAAAAccctgttgtttttaaaaaaattaaaaaacccaaagggTGAAGGAGTTGGGGCTTTTTAGAGGGGGAGAGAATTATGAGAGAAATTCGGTGAGACCTCATCTAAGAGAtggtatttattatttaataaggCATTTACCATGAGAAGGAAATCTTACCCAATAGGTAAGATTTAAGGCAGGACACCAGAGGAAAATCATGTAGAGGAGGTTGAGGGTGCTCTGTGGTGGATCAGGAGATCTAAACTGCTGAAGAGAGACAATACAAATTAAAATGCTGTGTACTTATAGCTAATACTGACTAGTTGCAGTATTAGGAGACCTACAGATCGCCAAAAGAGCACATATTGCAAATACTTGCTTTTATAAGCCCACTTTTGTCCACAAGCCTGTGGCTAAGGAGCTCTCGATCTGTAGCTACTGGGTTGATTTACTGTATGCTCTCTTTATGGATGAGGTGGGTTATGTTGCAAGCAGCAAAGTTCATATCCTTGGCTCGGAGTTTGTAATTACATTCCAAGTGGAAATACTTCACTGACACAGGCATAGATAGGGATGGAGAGCAAAGAGGAGACTTGTTTTGCTGTAACTGAAAACACTAGAtttaaaagggaaacaaataCTAGATTCCAGCACTAAGTATCCAAGAATGACTTTTAAGATTTTGGGGTGTCCCTTTCGTGCCCTCAAAAATAAGCGTAGGAATATAATTTAACAGTAAACAATTAAGAACTTCTTATGAACTGTAGAGTTAAGTAGTAATGTGCATCTTTCTTTCCTCTTACAACTGGCAAGTTTGGATAGTATCTTTCTGGGTACCCAAATGCAAAGGGACTGCAACAGGCTTTCTACCGGTATCTTTAACGACGTGAAGATATGATAGGAAAGGAAATACTACCAAACAACTTTGTGAACAACTAAGTGAAAAATTAATTGCATTGTTATAGGAGAGGAAATGACTTGGTTTATGCCTAATAAAATAGAGGAAGCTTTGCTATAATTATCTGGAAGGAGAGTGGTGTTGAAGTACATCTGTTAACTGTCTAATTCAAAAACTGTCACATTTATTTGATTGATTAGGTGTTGCTgtggttgtttaaaaaaaattttaaataaatcaggTTTGTAAATTATTAGCTGTATCAGAGTTTGAATGTATTGTTTGAATTTGAGAGGCCAGAAGTAGTTTAGGTAAAGTTCATAGAAATAACTTAAAGCAGATCAAGTCTTCATGCTATGAGCTATATGCTACATAAAGTGGAAAAGTAATTAACATTTCTGCTTTAGTCGTTAAGGTACAGCTCCATCatacatgtttttaataaaactttgcTTTCAGATTTAGGTTTTCAATTTCAAGTCCCTATTATacaacttttcttcttttgctaAAGGCTTTAATTGTTACACTTCAGTTCAAGCtggcatttctgtatttttcttcttcaggctttttttttctctgggtaCCTTATGTTGTTTTACCTCTTTAATAATATGAATTTAGTAAAATGCATACAATTAATCTAGTTCTACGTGTCAAAGAAAGAAATTCCTGAAATTGCATCAGTCATGCAATTCTTCCTGAATTCAGTTCTTTGCCAGACTTCTTCAGTTGAAATTTCCAGTGTTAAGGAGTATTTGCCaaacaaagaagataaaatgCTGCCAGTGTTTTCTCTCAAACTTTTAATCTAACTGCATACAAGATaggtaaatatttttcaagcagGCTCCCCTCTTCAGCTTCCCAGTTTATTCTGAACTACTTCTAagctttctgagcagcagttaCCTCATCTTGGTATTTTCTGTGAATGCAAATCATCTTGCTTGCtctgaaaagagaggaagaaggctCTAATATCTATTAATCCGGTTGTTGACAGTAGGCAGCCAAGCTGCCTGTATGCTTGTCAGCACAAAAAAGCAATATAACATTGCTGAAACCAAGCTGCTCAGGAGGAGGGAGATGCTAAAAGAGATCTTTATGACAAAGTCACAGTAGAAGATGCTGTAGACTTTGCCACTGAATTTTGAAAGTGACATTTACTAGACATTCGGTATGGTGCTATGAAGATTTTTGTTGAAAGCTCTCTGCAGAGCCAGATAACTGATAACTATCCATAGTGAGATACGGTACTTAGCGcctggaatttaaaaaatgaaagaattagCCACAGGACGAAAACGGTTCCCTATTGTGCAATTCCTGTCATCTTAGAGGTTTCATCAGATTTATTCCTTCTGTAAAGCTCTTCAGGACTGAGGACACCAGCACCAAAATAATGTTGGTTGAGAGATCTGAATCCTCACTTCTTGAGAAGCCCGACTGTCTCTCTTtgcttttaatgagatttttcaaGAAGCATCACTCCAGATGATGCACAGCATTTGCAATTGCATAATCAGCATGGGTCTTGGCAGCCCATGCATTCAAATTTCTCATTATTGGATGGCTACTTTTATCTTGTATactctttttcttcagtatttgaTTTGAACTGCTTCCATGTTAACTTTTGTTTCTTCAAGTGTGTTAGGATTACaggagtgtttgttttttttttttttcctttctttttaccttAAACACCATTTGACCTAAATAGTCATTATCATTCCAGGTTTATGTATTGAAACGACCACATGTGGATGAGTTTCTTCAGAGGATGGGAGAGCTCTTTGAATGTGTACTCTTCACAGCCAGTCTAGCCAAGGTTTGTTCCTCTGTTCATCTCATTAGCCCTTATGGTGCTAGTCAGTGGACTTTTGGTTGGGTTTTCTATAGATAATTATTTCTACAGTTGGTACTATCttaatttttccccttcttttttgcttctttgtctGACAGTGTGTACTTTGTCTGCTAGTGTGTGGGTAAGTGTTTCCATGGTAACACCATCACATATGGGCTTGTCTCATAATGTAGCCTCCATGCATTGCTCATAATGCCAATATGAAAGGCTTACAAGTTACCATGGTTATAGTGAGAAATTAGAACAAATAGCGTGCGAGTAAAACAGTATATTAAAGCTGggcatgaaataaaatacactgtatttaACACTATGTACATAATCAGTGATTCAGAAATTTACTGCATCTAAAAATTGGGAACACATTTTTGTTCTGTCAAGGTACAATTGCAATCTGGAGTTAGAAAATCAGACATTTTTTAAAGCTTGAAACATCAACAGGAATATTTTGTGCCCTCTGGTCTCCAGTAGCAGTAGTACCTCGTAGGTAGTTTTGTGGTAGACATTACAGTAGTAGACATCTTAAATTCTTCACTTCCTTCAATGTATTGTATTTGTGGTGTCTTGTttgtaaaattacatttctaaataaaactcTAGTATAGTAAGCTTTTACTCCAACTTAGTGTATAGATGGTGGAAGGGGACAGGACCCTGTTTGATCTGCTATAGTGCCTTCTTATCAGAGGATTCCTCCCTGCACTCCATTTACCATGTTCTGTTCAGTCACATTGTGAAAATCCTAAATAATGGCACAATTTCATACTACAGTTAGATGTCTAGCAGTTTTCATAGTCAAAAGATGATTGATTTCAACATCAATTTGGTTTCTCggtttaaaatacaggaaaatggtAATTCATGCCCTACAAAAACAAGTTAAAGCTACCATTTTCAAGTACATGCTTATTTCATGTTCTGGTTTATTTGGATACTATATCAATTGTTGGATTCTAAGCTGTGCCTCAAAAGTATTATATATAAAATGAGAATTTCCCAGTATTGTACATGGGTATTTTCCCTAATAACATCTTTGATCTTTTATGGCCCCATTATGCAATTTGGTAATCTTAAGGTTTTACTGATCCAGTCGCTCCAAGGGCATCATTTGAAAAAGCTACATCAAGCTCAGATGTGTTCATTGCAGTTTATCTTCAGAGACACATGGAAATGAGTCAGCTGTGGAAATGTCTTCATAGAGATTGTCTGTTAGCATTGGCTGATTTTATGGTAATGTTAGGTGAGACCTCTGGATCCATCAGCTTCTAGGTAACTCCTAGGGTAACTGTAAGTTAGCCCTAAGAATAAAACCTAATTGATAAATCACAGAAAACATTAGAGTACAAGTTAGCTTTCTGTAGAAAGATAAGCGTCCTACTTTTGCGTTAACCTCTCTATTATAATCGCTTCAGGTTTGCAGGCATGTAAGTTAATTAACaaggagcagggaagaaaatgaagaaaaggcatTTTATCTGAGATTATTTTGTGTCCCTTCTTTGTATAGTTCTGTGAATTAGTCTTATCTGTACATTACTAACTTTATGTTTCTAACTTCTCTCTTTAAGTATGCAGACCCAGTAGCTGACTTACTGGATCGCTGGGGTGTGTTCAGGGCACGGCTCTTTAGAGAATCCTGTGTTTTCCACCGAGGAAATTATGTGAAGGATCTGAGTCGACTGGGACGTGAGCTGAGTAAAGTTATTATAGTAGATAATTCTCCTGCATCTTACATCTTCCATCCTGAAAATGCAGTAAGTATTCTTAGCATTTGAAGTACTCAAGCGTAACTTTAACTTTCTGGTCCTTGCCCAGACTTTCTAATTCGGAAAGTAGCCTTTCAGAACGCTAACTGTAttagtttctgtattttcttggaCTGCAGGTAGGTTCTGGTATTCACTGCCAAATGGTGAAGGACTAAGGCAAACTGATCTTGACAGCGTGTCAGAGTCGTGACTGTTCATCTGCTTTCAGTTTTAGCTTCTGGCATGAAGTCCATCAGTTTTGAGAAATAATAAGCAGTGTAGAACCTGCATAACTAACCTAGCTCTAAAAAGCGAAGCTGCCCTCCAGCATAGTTTTTGTTCTTTGCAGTGGTGATAACAACAGAAAGGATGGTTACCTTGAACTGCTTTTGGTACCCCATCTTTTTTCATTGtgtgaatgaaaatattttattagacaAGATAATTAATGCTTTACTGGTTACTATCTGAGTTTTGTATTTGTGGctaaggggaagaagaaaaatcacGATCTTGTTGTGTTATTATGCTTCTTAAGTATTTTTTGTGATAACTCACTTCATAATCAAATGTAAGTTGACAAGTTCATCGAGTTTTAGGAATAAGGATAAAAGACAACAGTACTTCAGGGGAGAATAATTAGGAACAATGCTCACTTTCACTGTGTGTTTTGTATCTGCTCCAGAAGCTGTGATGGAATGGTCTGGCCTTTCCTCCCTCCATTGCTGCAATCAGAACTGATGCTCACATCTGTTCTGTAGCTGCCAGGATAGCAAGCTGGAACTCCCCTTAGATATACTGACTTTTAAACAACCAGGCTGTGCAATGTTTTCTTTGATGATTTTAGGCTGCCTTTTTTGTGCACTGTGAATATTAACGTAGGAAGTTTTTATTAGGGACGCTGTTTTGCATGGTCCTGCCTCTCTGGAATAGCACTGGGTTTTTACATGAGCTATTTATCTTGCAGCATTCAGCTTTTAAATTCAGATCTCAATACTGTGACACCCTAAATGATTGGGTGAAAACGTTTTTCTGGTTGGTGCCACACATGGTTTAAAGTTGCTATTTATAATAACCAGGAGCTGTAGCTCTAATTTATGTTCATGGTTAAAATTAAAAACCTGATCCAGATCGTCATTTGGTATCTTGGAATTCAGTGCCAAGAAAATAATGAGCTGTAGAAATTTGGGAGATGAAATTAAGGGCCTTGTCAGAGTGGTTTAATCATGTATAGAAAAGTGCTGCTAGCTAACTGATATTCGAGTCTCTGCAGAAACCAGAGCTTGTAACAAGATCCAAGATAGTCTTTAAAAAACCTCAGTATACTTCCATAGTGAAGATACACAGAATTCCTTCCCCAAATCCAGCCCACCTATTTAAGAAGTGTTATTATATGCATTATTTTCTGAACCTGCTCTCAAGGCTTGTATTTTAATTGGAGAACTGTTCTCTATTCGCTGTTTAAATATTTCCTCCTCAGCCTCATGCCAGAACAGGTTGTTGCTGCATGCCTATGTTTAGTGACTCACACCGATAAtacttagaggggaaaaaagacttgCCTGTAAACAAAGCGTCAGTACAGCTTCATAACCTGTATCTTCCTTCTAGTCTATTCTGAATACCAAGGAGGCAGAGCAAATTGAGCTTTCCAGTGTTGGGTCATGTAGGTTACCTGGACGTGTAGAAGAAGGTCAGCTGCATGTCAGCTGTTTTACAGTTGGGTTTGGAAGGTCACCTGTTTTACAGTTGGATTTGGGGTTGATGTTGCATGCTAGAAAATGTGGACTTGAACCTGGTACTCTACTTGAATGATAGTGACTAGCAATTTGCCGTACTGTGATGACAGTGAGTCTACAGATCTACACAGGCAAAACTCACACATTCTTCATATCATGAAGTCATCTTAGTATTTGTTGGTTGCTTTGTTTCAGGTGCCTGTGCAGTCCTGGTTTGATGACATGACAGACACAGAGCTGCTAGATCTTATTCCTTTCTTTGAAGGACTAAGCAAAGAGGAAGAAGTTTACAGTATGCTTCATAAACTCTGCAACAGGTAGCCCTTAACTTTGACTGACTTCTGCTACTAGATTGCAGTTGCTAGAGGCTGTCTCCATCTTTTTCAGCTCTTTCAAATGTAAGCTTTGGGGAGGTCACCCCTGTCAGAAGTGCTACTCTTGATCTTCCTGTTACATTGGACACGAAGGACAATCATGAGTGATGCTATTAAGCCTTCAGAAGCCTGACTCCTAAGGTCATGAGTTCAGActacttttttaaaggaaaaaaaaaaaaaaaaaaagctattttaaatggGACTCTTTTAATGAATTTCATAAATGGACATCTTTTACTGGATCAGCTTTTCTTAAAACATGCCAAAAAAGAAGCTTGTATTTCAGCAGTTgaatttctctccctttcttcccctcccactATGCAGACAATTTTACCCCCTGCTTAGAGCAGTTGACCTGACTCTGAattttttcttacagaatgaaGTGCCtttttgaatgttattttaagataaaaattcatttttgtatAAGACGTATTTCCAGACATCTTTTAGTCTTGTATTGTCTAAatgctttaaaaggaaaaaggaaaaattttataGAGCACTGTAATATataacaaaggaaaaagttgAAACAAAGATGCTGGGTTCCTGTCTCCACAATGACATTAAGTTGTATTACATTTTGTCATGCTCAGAAGGTTTAAGCGTTTGTGGGAGGGGTGATTTGGGTTAATTACATGGTTGTTTCACTGATATGATTTTGGGCACACTTTTGAACATATCTGCAGTTGTTTGAGTATTAGGAAATGATGGAATTGAGAAAATAAGGTGGCTAAGAGATCTAAAGCACCTTTTATTCTAGACAGATGAAGTTCTATTGTCTCTGCTTACGCACAACTGCCATGCCTCTTGTTTTTTGGAGAACCATTATCTTGGGAGAATGGGGAGGAGATCTATTTATTAGTTTAAGactcttttcttaaagaaaacccATCTGGGTAAGCTGGATCTGTATTGAGCTGTTTggagtacttttttcttttgattgctGCTACTGTAT
The DNA window shown above is from Strix aluco isolate bStrAlu1 chromosome 1, bStrAlu1.hap1, whole genome shotgun sequence and carries:
- the CTDSPL gene encoding CTD small phosphatase-like protein isoform X3; amino-acid sequence: MDNPSIITQVTNPKEEEILSCTQDKVSQCNISLKKQRSRSIFSTLFCCFRDYNVEPPSTNSTSALPPLVEENGGLQKPPAKYLLPELTASDYGKKCVVIDLDETLVHSSFKPISNADFIVPVEIDGTIHQVYVLKRPHVDEFLQRMGELFECVLFTASLAKYADPVADLLDRWGVFRARLFRESCVFHRGNYVKDLSRLGRELSKVIIVDNSPASYIFHPENAVPVQSWFDDMTDTELLDLIPFFEGLSKEEEVYSMLHKLCNR